One Cystobacter ferrugineus genomic window, GCGCGCTACACGGTGGTCGCCGACGGGGGGCACTCCAAGCTCGTTCCCGAGCGGGGCCCCAAGTCCATCCTCCAGGCCATCATGGGCTGGTGGGAGGGCGTCGACTTCACCCCGCACCACGTGGAGATGATCTTCGATCCCCGCGTGGCGCCCTGGTACGTCTGGCTCTTCCCGGAGAACGACACCCGGGTGAACATCGGCATCTGCTACCGGGACGACGCGCACCAGCACAACGCCCGCGCCCTGTTCCAGCAGATCCTCGACAGCCACTTCGCCCCCCGCCTGCGCGGCGCGCGGCAGATCGGCGGCTGGAAGGGCCACCCCATCCTCTACTCGTACACCATCGAGAAGCTGCACTCGCCCGGGCGCATCGTGATTGGCGAGGCGGGACGCATGGTGCATCCGGCCACCGGCGAGGGCATCTACCAGGGCATGCGCTCGGGCATCCTGGCGGCCGAGGCCCTGCGCGACGTGCTCACCGACGCGAGCACCGAGGCACGCGCCTTCGAGCGCTATGAGTCGCGCTGCCGCCTCGCGTACACCGCGTCCTTCGCGGCGACCCGGCTGCTGCAACCCCTCATCGACTCGCCCGTGCTCGATACCGTGGCGAGGGTGCTGCCCAAGTCCTTGCGGAACCGGGTGGCGGCCGCGCCGTAGGACCGGGGCGGGTGGGGTGCCTCCAGCGACGAGGCCTCATCGCGAGCGGCACGTCAGATCCGCCGAGGCGCCGCTCAGCTCGCTCAATCCCTTGCAGCTCGCCAGGTCTCCGCCCTCGCAGGCCGCGTGCAGCAGCCGCTCGCCCTCGGTGCTCTCGCCTTGCCGCAGCGGGGGGCTGAGGAACAGCACGCCCAGCACTCCACATGCCGAGGCCGACCCCGAGGCGCAGCGGGGCTGGGCCGCCTGGGTCACCTCGTCGAGGAACTCGCACGCCTGGCCCGCTCCGAGCAGACACGCGCGCTTGAGCAGTCCGGGCAGCTCGAACACCGGCCGGAGCGCGAGTGGCTCGTCGCGGAGCTCATCGTAGAGGGCGAGGCAACCCAGCGCCGCGCCCCGGTCGCACGCGTGGCGGTAGAGCGCCCGCCGGTCCGCGGTGTTCTTCTGGCGTCCCTGGGAATCGAGCGTCTCGAGCACCGTCAGCCGGCACGCCTCGGGCGAGCCGAGTTCGCATCCCCGCGAGAGCAGTTGCTCGGCGCGCGGCTCGGCCCAGGGTCCTTCGGCTCGCAGGAGCATTCCCTGGCGCGTGCACGCCTCGCCATCGCCCGCCTCGCACGCGCGGGCGTAGAGTCCGGCCGCCTTGTCCGCGTCCTGCGCGACGCCGCGCCCCGAGTAGAACGCCTCCCCGAGAATCCGGCAGGACAGGCCGTCCCCCGCGTCACAACCCCGCTGCGCGAACAGCGCCATCCATTCCCACTCCGGCGCCGTGCCTTCCCGCAGGGTCTCCTCGGCGAGCCCCTCCACCGCGAGTCCACAGGAGATGCCGGGAAAGCGCTCGCAGGCGTCCTGGAGCCCCGCCCGGGCCGCCACCGCGTCCCGTGCCTCGCCTTGTCCCCGCAGCGTCATCAGCGCCTTCAGGGCACACCCCTCGCCGTCTCCCAGGGTACAGGCCCGCAGGAACAGGCCCGAGGCCGCGGCGAAGTCCACGCCTCCCGCCTTCACCAGGCCCCGGGTCTCCCACCGCCCCAGCTCGGTGCAGCCCTCGGCCACGTTCAGCGCGCAGGCCCTTCGGGCGAGCTCCACCCGCCGCCGCGCCTCGCACTCGGACAGGGTGTCCCGCGGTGAGGCTCGGAGCGCCTCGCGGCAGTCGGTTGCGTCCTTGCAGACCTCTGGGGAGGGGTCGGCTGGAGACGGGGCCTCCGGCGCGAGCGGGGTCCTCGGGGGCGCGGTGGCGCAGCCGCCGAGGGCCAGCCCCAGGGTCAGCAGCACGACGGAGAGGGAACATGGCGCCTGGGACACCACGGGAGCACGAGGGTTCATGCTCCCATCACACCCCCGGCTTCTTTCCGCGTCGTGACGCCTTCATGAAGAATCATGAAGAGCCAGGTGCCGGACACGGCCCGGCGCCAGGGGGAGGGTTTCCGGCTCAGGACTTGAGGTAGCGCTCGAACACGAAGCCGAAGTCCTTTCGGCGGCGCTCGCGTCAATCCAGGCTGCCACGGAAGAACGTCGTCAACCGGTCGAAGGGAATGAGGTCTACGCGATCGTAGAGATCCACGTGACCGGCGCTGGGTACGACGACCAGCTCCTTGGGTTCGGCAGCGAGCCGGTAGGCCTCATCGCTGAACTCCCTGGAATGCGCATGCTCGCCCGTCACGAACATCATCGGACGAGGAGCGATGGTCTCGATGTCCACGAACGGGTAGAAGTTCATGAACTTCACGTTGCTGGTGAGCGTCGGGTGGGTCGTCGTGTTGGGGCGGTGCCCCCTCGCCGTGCGGTAGAAGTCGTAGAACTCGCGATCAATCGCAGTTGACTTGTCACTCAGCTCTTCGGGCGTCCCGCTCGTATATTGGGTTTCACCACCCGCGAACTCCACATCGCGCTGCTGCGCTGCCTCCTCGAGAAACTTCTTTCTCTGCTCGAGGGTCACCGACTGCCTGAGCCCGTTGCGGTTGGCAGCGCCCATGTCGTACATGCTGACTGTGGCGATGGCCTTGATGCGCGGATCGATCTTGGCCGCACTGATGACGAAGCTCCCGCTGCCGCAAATTCCGATGGCGCCAATCCTCTCCCTGTCGACAAACGGCTGGGTGCGCAGGAAGTCCACCGCGGCGCTGAAGTCCTCCGCATAGATGTCCGGCGCCACGGCATTGCGGGGTTGGCCGTCACTCTCGCCCCAGAACGACAGGTCCAGGGACAGGGTGACGAATCCCTGCTCCGCCATCTTCGTGGCGTACAGGTTCGCGCTCTGCTCCTTGACCGCACCCATGGGATGTCCGACGACGATCGCCGGATTCTTCGCGCTGCGATCCAGGTCCTTGGGGACGAACAGGTTCCCCACGACGCTCATCTCGTACTGGTTCTTGAAGACGACCCTCTGAACGGTGACCCTGTCGCTCGTGTAGAAGTTGTCCGCGCCGTGGGTCGTGTCCCCGGACGCGAGGCCCGGCGTTGGACGTGCCACCGCTGCCGAGGGCGATGCGCAGGCCACCAGTGCGGAGAATGAACCGAGCAGAAGAGCACCGAGCAAGCAGCGTCGGTGGGTCGCGAGAGGCAGTTTCATCATTGTCTTCATCCTCGTGGGTGTGTGGTTCGGCAGGGGACGTGCCCGGCAGCGCCCGTGTCCCAGTGGTACTGCCCGGCTCGGCGGGGGGCTACGCGACGAGCGTGAACGGGCCGTTCAGCGCTCGTTGACAGTGGAGTGGGCCTTCACGCCCTCCTCAGGCGGCGCTTTCCAGCGGCGCCTTCGGGACCTCGACATCGCCAGTGCAGGCATCCCTCGATGCCCGGACGCCCAGGAGGGCCGCTCCCCCGAGCAGTGCGGCGCTCACCACGAACGTGCTCTGGTAGCCGCTCCGGTCGAACAGCAACCCTCCGAGCGAGGCGCCAACCGTGATGGCGAGCTGAATGGCCGCGACCATGAGGCCTCCGCCAGCCTCCGCGTCGCGTGGCAGCGTGCGGCTGAGCCACGTCCACCACGCGACCGG contains:
- a CDS encoding tetratricopeptide repeat protein, encoding MNPRAPVVSQAPCSLSVVLLTLGLALGGCATAPPRTPLAPEAPSPADPSPEVCKDATDCREALRASPRDTLSECEARRRVELARRACALNVAEGCTELGRWETRGLVKAGGVDFAAASGLFLRACTLGDGEGCALKALMTLRGQGEARDAVAARAGLQDACERFPGISCGLAVEGLAEETLREGTAPEWEWMALFAQRGCDAGDGLSCRILGEAFYSGRGVAQDADKAAGLYARACEAGDGEACTRQGMLLRAEGPWAEPRAEQLLSRGCELGSPEACRLTVLETLDSQGRQKNTADRRALYRHACDRGAALGCLALYDELRDEPLALRPVFELPGLLKRACLLGAGQACEFLDEVTQAAQPRCASGSASACGVLGVLFLSPPLRQGESTEGERLLHAACEGGDLASCKGLSELSGASADLTCRSR
- a CDS encoding NAD(P)/FAD-dependent oxidoreductase is translated as MSKSVLEADVAIVGAGPAGTAAALHLGQLGVKRVVLVDRADFPRDKTCGSGVSPKGIGCLKTLGVWDAVEPHSYWIKGLRLTTRGNETMFLSGGDAAAAIICNRRTLDEILLRRAQSLGVEFVPNFLVRSLIEEGGRVVGFQDDEGREVRARYTVVADGGHSKLVPERGPKSILQAIMGWWEGVDFTPHHVEMIFDPRVAPWYVWLFPENDTRVNIGICYRDDAHQHNARALFQQILDSHFAPRLRGARQIGGWKGHPILYSYTIEKLHSPGRIVIGEAGRMVHPATGEGIYQGMRSGILAAEALRDVLTDASTEARAFERYESRCRLAYTASFAATRLLQPLIDSPVLDTVARVLPKSLRNRVAAAP
- a CDS encoding alpha/beta hydrolase — protein: MMKLPLATHRRCLLGALLLGSFSALVACASPSAAVARPTPGLASGDTTHGADNFYTSDRVTVQRVVFKNQYEMSVVGNLFVPKDLDRSAKNPAIVVGHPMGAVKEQSANLYATKMAEQGFVTLSLDLSFWGESDGQPRNAVAPDIYAEDFSAAVDFLRTQPFVDRERIGAIGICGSGSFVISAAKIDPRIKAIATVSMYDMGAANRNGLRQSVTLEQRKKFLEEAAQQRDVEFAGGETQYTSGTPEELSDKSTAIDREFYDFYRTARGHRPNTTTHPTLTSNVKFMNFYPFVDIETIAPRPMMFVTGEHAHSREFSDEAYRLAAEPKELVVVPSAGHVDLYDRVDLIPFDRLTTFFRGSLD